The region GATGAGAGAGCCGCCACAGAAGTGGAAGCCGGTGTAATCCTGAAACGACAACAAGAGAagccatgagagagagagagagagagagagagagagagagagagagagagagagagagagagagagtatacCTGAAGGGACACCTGCCAGGGCCAGGAGTGAGGCACCGCCTCCTCACCGTTGACGATACGAGAGTAACCGGTGATGACGGGGGGGATGGCGGGAGTGCCGCAACCTGGTGACaagatgatgacatcatcaacatGGAAACATGAGAGTGAAAGATGATTCCTGACAACAAGCAGGCCTCatcgaaagctccagaaacaCAGCCTGTAAGAGGCCTTTCAGTCCCGTCAGGAACTTCAGCTGTCAGACTTGAGCTTTATTACTACGAGGGGATGATGTCACTACTTCTCTGACTGAGCGGCCATCTTAGTTTGTGGCGTTGAAGGAGGACGGTGAGCAGTAAGGCTGTTGGCTGGACTCTGATGTGAGGACAATGAGGATGATCTGCTCTGATTGCGGTCCGACTCTTTTTACTCTCCACCGTCCAGCTGTGACCACGCAGACAGAATGAGCCAATCACAACCAGGCTGACTGCACGCAGCCTGCAGACGGCTGGGATGACGTCATCATATCACTGAGCCTTGAACTCTGACCCTTCGGCCCACACATCCATCTCTGTCAGCGCAAGATTTGAATATtgttgaaaatatgttttccttGTAGATACAAAACGCCATCCGTCACGTTTCCATCAATATTTAGACTTTGCTCGGTGGACGTCGGCTCAGCTCTCCTAGTGGTACTCATGTTGAGTGTTTCTTACTGCACAGCTCAGAGAGgctgctgtgttctgtgtgagCCCCCCCGTCCTCCTCTgtgcagaggattgtgggtcagaACAGCCTTAAAAGCGTCTGCTGACCGCTGATGGTGTGTGGCTGCAGTCGGACTTCCTGCCAGTTTCAGATTGTGTTTGACACGTGACCTCAGACACTAACAGACCTCTCGTGAACTAAACAGTATGGAACCCTGCCTCTCTCTACCCAGCATGCTTCACTccctcagctgctcctgtgatgtcacagagtTTGTCTCACCGTAGGCAGCGCCGGCAAAGGCGAGGCAGGAGAGGATCCACAGGAAGGCCATGGCTCGATCATATGGGCTCTGTGTGAGCGAGCAGCTTTTATACAGCCAGAGAGCCTCCTGATTGGCCAGGACGGGCCGGGACACTTTATCAGGGACGGTGGGAGTTTGGACAGGTGGAGCTGACACAGAGTTTTCCACCTGAGGAGGCAGGAACACGAAGGCCAGAGACAAGGGAAGGACTCCAACACGTGAGCTGAACATGAGACTCAGCGGAGCCCCAAAACAGTTTTCCATATTTTCCtaattctaatagtctattagaggatcttcagtcaggttttagagtgaaccataacacagagacactggtgaaggttacagacctccttCTGGCATCAGAtagaggacttctctctgtcctggtcttgttagacctgagtgctgctttcgacaccattgaccatcacatcctgttacagagactggaacagttcactggtataaaaggaaccacattaagctgctttaagtcctattgatcagatcgaattcagtttgtacacattaacaatgaatcctctgtccacactaaggttagacatggagttcaACAAGGTTtggtgcttggaccgatactatttaccttatatatgcttcctctgggtaatattatcaggaagatctccattcatttccactgttatgcagatgatacacaattatactgatcaatgaagcctgatgaatccaatcagttggttaaactccaaatctgccttaaggacataaagtcctggatgagcagcaactttctgctgctaaactcagactaaactgaagttattctgctcggccccagacacctcagagacaccttttctacgaacataactgctctggatggcatcactctggcctccagctccactgggaggaatctgggagtcttatttgatcaggatttgtcctttaactcccacattaaacggatttctagaactgcctttttccatctactaatattgttaaaaccaggtccatcctgtctggagatgatgcagaaacactagtccacacattagtcacttccaggttggattatttctgttccttattatcaggctgccccagtaagtccttaaagactctccagctggtccagaacactgctgctcctgttctgaccagaactaagagaagagaccatctttctcctgtactggcttctcttcactggcttccagtaaaatctagaatagagtttaaaatccttctcctcacctccaaagctcttaatgttcaggctctgtcatctcttaaagagctcatagtaccgtactaccccactagagcactgtgctcccagactgcaggtctactggtggttcctaaagtcctctaaagtagtgatggagccagagctttcagctatcaggctcctctcctgtggaacctccttccagtctgggttcggggggcagacaccctctctacatttaagagtggactaaaaaccttccttagtgatgaagcctatagttcaggactggatcaggccttggaccagcccctagttatgctgctataggctcagactgccgggggactcccatgatgcactgggctcctgtctcctcctcttcctcttcatcctgatgcttcatgtctctttaatgtctgttactaacttggtatcttccccggagtctttctgtgcttttctcatgtggatcctggtcctggttctccagctgtggttctctctttcctgtggatcctggtcctggttctcctgctgtggttctctggttcctgtggatcctggtcctggttctcctgctgtggatcgtcagccaccgacactttttactgatatcaGTCCTGTTATTGCTATTCACATGTtaactgttgtcatgtttttacctgctaccatattgatcagtatcagtcacattgatcagtatcagtcacattgatcagtactGTAGttactgttagtattttggttgctgtttgttttttctctctctttctgtctctctgtccaacccccACCCAACATGGAGCCAtacagaaagccccccccccgttctgagcctggttctgttccaggtttcttcccgttaaaggagagtttttcccgttaaaggggagttcctcccgtcaaaggggagttctccccattaaaggggagttctcccattaaaggggaagttttcccattaaaggggagttcttcctccactgtgtcctaatctaatctctgagctgctctgtggggattcttgaatccttaatgttgaattcttgaatctttgggtctctgaattaaagagtttggtctgacctACTCTTTATGTATAatcatcttgagataacgctgtcatgaattgaaatgaaatgaagatttattgattgattgattgtcttttattattaatggaattatcattattaatagttttttttaaaatttgaaattattgGTGGTATTTTCCTCAATTTGGTTTTGGTGTTATTTGGTGTCATTCAACGTGAAGAATTTAATGTTGAAAACAgcagacaaataaagtttacttTCAATATAATATACAGTGGTGGCCTCCAAAACATGTCTCAGAACATCATAATGTTGAAATACCCAGATGGTTGCTCtgagcaaaacaaatattagatGAAGTGAGTCCTACTGTTTTTTATCCACTTTTAACTTTGATATTTGGTATGTCCACCttttgcagcaattacagcagCTAATCTCTCTGGCATAGTGTCAATATATTCCCTGAGAACAACACTAATCTTATCCCATGCCTTCTGCAACTCAAGCCAAAGGCTTTCCTTTGAATGTACAATAGATCTGTCCAGTTTATTTTCCAACTCGCCCCAAATTTGCTCATTTTCAATGTTCACACAGATTCCTTCTGTCGCAGGGAGTTCCAGCAATAGTTAGAAGAATGTTTAGGGTCATGGTCCTCTTGGAAAATAATTCCAGGCCCAATAAGATGACTCCCAAATGGTACTCCGTGCCTCACCAGAATGTCGTGGTATACTTTCTTATCCATGATTTTCACAAAGTCACCTGTTCCTGAGGCTGAAATGGCACCCCACACCATAATACTACCCCCTCTGTGTTTAACTGTTGGCAAGAGACACTCATTTTTATatctctcaccctccctccgTCGAACATACACTCTTCACGTGTTGCCAAACTGTTCAAACTTggactcatcagtccacaacACTTTATACCAATTTTCCTTTGTCCATTTCTTGTGTTCTTTTGCAAATTTCTGGTGTTTCactctatttttctctttcagtaaaGGTTTCGTTGCTGCTATCCTTCTTCACCCAGTTTCTGATGCACAGTTCTTGAAGACAATGTTGCACCATTAGTCATTGTGGTGTTGATCTCGTCACGCAGTTCTCATGAGGCCTTTCTTTGATCCTTAAGACTGAGAATTTTTAGATGCTTCACTTGTCTGTCtgaaagtttcttttttctacctCTCCCCTTTCGGTTCTGATGTGAATTGGTGGCATCATGGCGGTCTAAAGTGTACTTTACAGTTCTTGGACTGCATCTCAAGTCCTTGGCTATGCGGCAGTAACTTCAGCCAGCATCTAAAAGGGCCTTTATTTGAACCCGTTGCTCACTCGTTAGCTCCATCTTCACCTTAGCCATGTTCAAAGAAGAGCAACATGTGCTTCAGGACTACTTCTAGAGGCTTTGAATTTATACCAATTGGTGGTGTGGCCTCAGTGACAAAACCCTGATGTTACCAATCACTTAATGAGCAGGATGGGCCTTGTGCATTCTAAAGAATCACACAGCCGTGTCCTAAGACTCTGGCATCACCATCAATTTAACCACGATTACACCTGACAAGTAACTTGGCTTCTTCTGTGAAGGAACATGATTGTGTGACATTGAAAGCAAAATAGGCCTAGCTTGTTTTTAGTAAGGAAAATGACCTAAATCTCATTATGATGGCTCTATTCTATGGTTTATACAGCATAATGATGACTTTGTagatatttcattctttttatggGTATTTTGATGGTCaattcaacaaaaacatctgaaactTCTCAAATATGCCAAGTGTTCTAATAATTTTGGCCACCACTGTATAATGTAATAAAGTCTGAGGAGATAACTGAGGTTACAGATGCGTTGaggctgtttgtgttcatgtttgatAAAACGTGCTCTCTGTGTAATAAATCACCGCTGAGGAAAAAGCTTTCAGCCTGAATGTGTCTCATGTCTTTGATTCCAAAGTCAACATGTCAACACGCTCATTCGCTCATGAGGAACCCAGAGGAACGTGTTTGTGCCTAGGCTAACCATTCCTGCCTGCAGACTAGAGTCCGTCTGAGCGTCTCCCTGTCAGAGGGACTCAGAGGGCTGAACCACATATTGAAGAGTTTCTTTCCCTCAGTGTGAAGCGCCTCCAGagctcagagaaaacaaaccacaaccaCACATCCCTTTCACACGTTCACACTTTTATTGGTGATCAGGTGGGAGCCGAGCCGTCCCGCCTCAGTTGGCGGCGATGGTCTGATCCATCCAGGCGCGCAGCTCGGTGACGCGGGCGTACACACCGGGCATTGTGGGGGTGCAGGTTCCGCTGCCCCAGGACACGATGCCGACCAGAGTCCAGGCTCCAGCTTTCTCACAGACCAAAGGGCCGCCGGAGTCAccctgaaacagcagcagatgaacagtgaaagaggagagtgaggagcAGCAACTCAGCATCAGTACGGCTCCGTCTGTGTCTCATCTGCACCACCCACCATGCAGGAGGAGGCTCCAGAGGCTCCGGCGCAGATCATCAGGTCACTGATCTTGTTGCCCCAGTAACGACGACACTGCTCATTGGTCAGCAGAGGGAGGGCGGCCTGCTGCAGCAGGGCGGGGGTGTCAGGAGCTGCAGCACAAGCACACTGATGAGTGAAGAACATGGGCAGAGCCCCCCGGTGGAGCTGCAGGTCTACAGGCTGTATACTgagcccctccctcccccacccaccccatCCAGTGAAACCAGACCGCTCAGAAGACAGACATGTTAGCTCTGAGCTTGTCTTCTTGGGACCTCTCAGGGACCCCACACCTCAGGTTGGGAACCATTAACATGAAGTGGGTCTATTTGCTATGTGGTGAGTCAGGcccccctgctctcctctgattggccctctgctgctgctctcctctgattggccctCTGATGCAGATCTCACCATTGTGGTGGGTCAGGCCCCAGCCGCTGGTCACACACTTCAGGCCTCCGGGGAAGTTGTCTCCGGTTTCAGCCACACACACCGGGGACACACGCATGTTCATCTGGGCAGGGCTAGCCAGCTTGATGAGCAGGATGTCGTTGTTGATGGTGAAGCCATTGTAGCGGGGGTGCTTGAACACCTAAAAGGAAATGATACCGTTAGGAGTGGCGAGCATGCAGGAAGACATGGCAATGGGACTAGAGGCCGTTTGTCACCCACCTTGCCGACCTTCATGACCTGGATGTCCTCAGCGGGGGAGGAGCGGTCATGTTCTCCGAGGATCACGCGGTGGGAAGTCCTGCAGGGAAAAGGACGGGCACATgaggcagccattttgtgtcCAAAACACCGtcagatgaaggtgatgaaggtgacagggtgaagGTGACagggtaaaggtgatgaagatgacagggtgaaggtgatgaaggtgatagggtaaaggtgatgaaggtgacaaggtgaaggtgatgaaggtgatgaaggtgacagggtgaaggtgatgaaggtgacagggtgaaggtgatgaaggtgacagggtgacggtgatgaaggtgatagggtgaaggtgatgaaggtgacagggtgacggtgatgaaggtgacaaggtgaaggtgatgaaggtgatgaaggtgacagggtgaaggtgatgaaggtgacagggtgaagGTGACagggtaaaggtgatgaagatgacagggtgaaggtgatgaaggtgatagggtaaaggtgatgaaggtgacaaggtgaaggtgatgaaggtgatgaaggtgacagggtgaaggtgatgaaggtgacagggtgacggtgatgaaggtgatagggtgaaggtgatgaaggtgacagggtgacgGTGATGAAGGTGAAAGGGTGACAGTGATGAAGGTGATAGGGTGAAGGTGACCACCTGACGTTGCAGTGGGCGGCGGTCACCACCCAGTTCTCGTTGATGAGAGAGCCGCCACAGAAGTGGAAGCCGGTGTAATCCTGAAACGACAACAAGAGAagccatgagagagagagagagagagagagagagagagagagagagagagagtatacCTGAAGGGACACCTGCCAGGGCCAGGAGTGAGGCACCGCCTCCTCACCGTTGACGATACGAGAGTAACCGGTGATGACGGGGGGGATGGCGGGAGTGCCGCAACCTGGTGACaagatgatgacatcatcaacatGGAAACATGAGAGTGAAAGATGATTCCTGACAACAAGCAGGCCTCatcgaaagctccagaaacaCAGCCTGTAAGAGGCCTTTCAGTCCCGTCAGGAACTTCAGCTGTCAGACTTGAGCTTTATTACTACGAGGGGATGATGTCACTACTTCTCTGACTGAGCGGCCATCTTAGTTTGTGGCGTTGAAGGAGGACGGTGAGCAGT is a window of Pempheris klunzingeri isolate RE-2024b chromosome 1, fPemKlu1.hap1, whole genome shotgun sequence DNA encoding:
- the LOC139204150 gene encoding chymotrypsin A-like, with the protein product MAFLWILSCLAFAGAAYGCGTPAIPPVITGYSRIVNGEEAVPHSWPWQVSLQDYTGFHFCGGSLINENWVVTAAHCNVRTSHRVILGEHDRSSPAEDIQVMKVGKVFKHPRYNGFTINNDILLIKLASPAQMNMRVSPVCVAETGDNFPGGLKCVTSGWGLTHHNAPDTPALLQQAALPLLTNEQCRRYWGNKISDLMICAGASGASSCMGDSGGPLVCEKAGAWTLVGIVSWGSGTCTPTMPGVYARVTELRAWMDQTIAAN